A window of Melospiza melodia melodia isolate bMelMel2 chromosome Z, bMelMel2.pri, whole genome shotgun sequence contains these coding sequences:
- the GCNT1 gene encoding beta-1,3-galactosyl-O-glycosyl-glycoprotein beta-1,6-N-acetylglucosaminyltransferase: MLKRKLRFCYNSRFRLFLGLTLILVIISVLKVNQKEDFLNRRHLELTKEDPISDVNCTKIIEGDIEEIQKVQLEALSVSFKKRPRLTTDDYINMTADCASFTKTRKYIMEPLSNEEAEFPIAYSIVVYHKIEMLDRLLRSIYAPQNFYCIHVDKKSPESFFAAVKGIVSCFDNVFISSQLESVVYASWSRVQADINCMRDLHRRSSNWKYLINLCGMDFPIKTNKEIVEKLKALKGENSLETEKMPVYKEVRWKKHHEIIDGKIKNTGIDKQLPPLSTPVFSGSAYFVVSRSFVEYVLENSKILKFIEWAKDTYSPDEYLWATIQRIPEVPGAFSSSDKYDVSDMNALARFVKWQYFEGDVSKGAPYPPCSGVHIRSVCVFGAGDLNWMLRNHHLFANKFDTDVDPFAVKCLEEYLRHKALYLQKN; this comes from the coding sequence ATGCTGAAGAGGAAATTACGGTTTTGCTACAACTCACGCTTCAGGCTTTTCTTGGGTCTAACTCTCATTTTAGTAATAATTTCAGTTTTGAAAGTTAACCAGAAGGAAGACTTCCTAAACCGGAGACATCTGGAGCTAACAAAAGAAGATCCTATTAGCGATGTTAACTGCACCAAGATTATTGAGGGGGATATAGAAGAAATACAAAAGGTACAGCTTGAGGCATTATCAGTGTCATTTAAGAAGCGCCCTAGACTAACAACAGATGATTATATTAACATGACTGCAGACTGTGCCTCCTTCACCAAAACTAGGAAATACATTATGGAACCTCTCAGTAATGAAGAAGCAGAATTTCCAATTGCTTACTCAATAGTGGTTTATCACAAAATTGAGATGCTTGATAGACTTCTAAGATCAATCTATGCTCCACAGAATTTTTACTGCATTCATGTAGACAAAAAGTCTCCAGAATCATTTTTTGCTGCTGTGAAGGGAATAGTGTCATGTTTTGATAATGTCTTTATTTCCAGCCAGTTAGAGAGTGTGGTATATGCTTCGTGGAGCAGAGTGCAGGCAGACATTAACTGCATGAGAGATCTCCATAGAAGAAGTTCAAACTGGAAATACCTAATAAACCTATGTGGCATGGACTTTCCTATAAAGACCAACAAGGAAATAGTAGAGAAATTAAAAGCCCTTAAGGGTGAAAACAGCTTGGAAACAGAAAAAATGCCTGTTTACAAAGAAGTAAGGTGGAAGAAACACCATGAGATTATTGATGGTAAAATAAAGAACACAGGCATAGACAAACAACTACCACCTCTCAGTACTCCAGTTTTTTCTGGCAGTGCCTATTTTGTAGTTAGCAGGAGCTTTGTAGAATATGTACTAGAAAACAGCAAAATACTGAAGTTCATTGAGTGGGCGAAAGATACTTACAGCCCAGATGAGTACCTGTGGGCAACAATTCAGAGAATCCCTGAAGTCCCAGGCGCGTTTTCTTCCAGTGACAAGTACGACGTTTCCGACATGAATGCCCTGGCCAGGTTTGTCAAGTGGCAGTACTTTGAAGGTGATGTGTCCAAAGGTGCGCCCTACCCACCGTGCAGTGGAGTTCACATTCGCTCCGTGTGTGTTTTTGGAGCAGGGGACTTGAACTGGATGCTACGGAACCACCACTTGTTTGCTAATAAGTTTGACACTGATGTCGACCCTTTTGCAGTGAAATGCTTGGAAGAGTATTTGCGACACAAAGCTCTGTATCTGCAGAAGAACTGA